One Alphaproteobacteria bacterium genomic window carries:
- a CDS encoding F0F1 ATP synthase subunit A → MSDPLHQFLIQVIYPISFWGVDISFTNASLFMLIGVSLILGVLITGLSSAAVTSPSLFQYVVEAILGFAKNLTDDIIGAQSTRLAPLVFGFFFFIATINLLGIVPFSYTVTSQFVVTLALAIFMFIVATGLGLMRHGFRFFKRFMPSGVPLVIAPIIIPIEVISYMFRPISLGVRLFANMFAGHIVLKIFAGFSVGLGLVGIIPMFFNVLFMLFEIFVACLQAYIFTILSCVYIHDAREMH, encoded by the coding sequence ATGTCTGATCCCTTACACCAATTTTTGATTCAGGTAATCTACCCCATTAGCTTTTGGGGTGTAGATATATCCTTCACGAATGCGAGCCTTTTTATGCTTATCGGGGTAAGTCTCATCCTGGGCGTCTTGATTACAGGGCTATCCTCAGCGGCTGTAACGTCACCATCTCTTTTTCAGTATGTTGTCGAAGCAATTCTCGGATTTGCAAAGAACCTCACAGACGATATCATAGGGGCGCAAAGCACACGCCTTGCTCCTCTTGTTTTTGGTTTTTTCTTTTTTATTGCAACGATTAATCTTCTGGGTATTGTCCCTTTTTCCTACACGGTCACCAGCCAATTTGTCGTCACACTTGCGCTGGCTATCTTCATGTTTATTGTAGCGACAGGCTTGGGACTTATGCGGCATGGATTCAGGTTTTTCAAACGCTTTATGCCAAGTGGTGTCCCCCTTGTGATTGCTCCCATTATTATTCCCATTGAAGTTATTTCCTATATGTTTCGGCCCATTAGCCTTGGGGTTCGCCTTTTTGCAAACATGTTTGCTGGACACATTGTTTTAAAAATTTTTGCAGGATTTTCTGTAGGCTTAGGGCTTGTTGGCATTATTCCCATGTTTTTCAACGTATTGTTTATGTTATTCGAGATTTTTGTGGCATGCTTGCAGGCATATATCTTTACTATTCTTTCGTGTGTATACATTCATGACGCAAGAGAGATGCATTAA
- the dapF gene encoding diaminopimelate epimerase: MKKNHRGIPFIKMHGLGNDFIFVFQSSFLPQAPDRETIIRMSDRMRGIGADQLIWVEDFSSVTVAKMHIFNRDGTIAKACGNATRCLAYLYAQKFQQTNVMIHTPGGGVSCRVHSVEAVSVTIPAPIVGFSAVQGVGSYDYTQSPVSLPSLYSLVFVQTGNFHMIHVVDSLPDDETLIAYGRWLNSSHPNFPSGINVEFVKFFDATHGRMRVYERGAECITQACGTGACASVFVGAQQGYCDTEVILSLDGGELRISVKENNQLEMIGAVCYVFDGIYLDGGEYHARSS; encoded by the coding sequence ATGAAGAAAAATCATAGGGGAATTCCCTTTATAAAAATGCATGGCCTTGGAAATGACTTTATTTTTGTTTTTCAGTCGTCTTTCTTACCGCAGGCACCTGATCGTGAAACCATTATTCGCATGTCTGATCGCATGCGTGGTATTGGTGCCGACCAGTTGATTTGGGTTGAAGATTTCAGTAGTGTAACAGTGGCCAAAATGCACATTTTTAATCGTGATGGCACTATAGCCAAGGCATGTGGGAATGCAACGCGGTGTTTAGCGTACCTCTATGCACAAAAATTTCAACAGACTAACGTTATGATTCATACACCGGGAGGCGGAGTATCCTGTCGGGTGCACAGTGTTGAGGCTGTTTCTGTAACAATTCCTGCCCCGATTGTTGGTTTCTCCGCTGTGCAGGGGGTTGGCAGCTATGATTATACCCAATCTCCTGTGTCCCTTCCTTCTCTTTACAGTCTTGTTTTTGTCCAAACGGGTAATTTTCACATGATACACGTGGTGGATTCTCTTCCTGACGACGAGACGTTGATTGCTTATGGACGGTGGTTAAATAGTTCCCACCCAAACTTTCCTTCAGGGATTAATGTTGAGTTTGTGAAATTTTTCGATGCTACACACGGACGCATGCGTGTTTATGAACGAGGAGCGGAGTGTATCACCCAGGCGTGTGGGACAGGGGCATGCGCCAGTGTCTTTGTGGGAGCGCAACAGGGATACTGCGATACAGAAGTTATTCTTTCCCTTGATGGTGGAGAGCTGCGTATATCTGTGAAAGAAAATAATCAGCTTGAGATGATAGGGGCAGTTTGTTATGTATTCGATGGTATTTATCTAGATGGAGGTGAATATCATGCGAGGAGTTCATGA
- the mtaB gene encoding tRNA (N(6)-L-threonylcarbamoyladenosine(37)-C(2))-methylthiotransferase MtaB yields MGTNVPQTQIKVVTFGCRLNTVESQVMASHAHAHKLEKTIIINTCAVTNEAERQAKQAIRKLNLEHPDHKIIVTGCAAQISPLTYGSLPGVTRVLGNHEKMLPESYASHGAGIDVGNIMEIKKNTYPLLASMTEGCTERSRAFVQIQNGCNHRCTFCTIPFGRGNNRSIPLAQLIRHVRERVDAGIKEVILTGVDITDYGSDLPGKPTLGMLVARMLRHIPDLPRLRLSSLDPVEVDEDLYGVLGQSQRIMPHFHISLQSGNDMILQRMKRRHARHHIVAFCARVRALRPDAVFGADIIAGFPTETDQQFADSLSIIEECDITHIHAFSFSPKAGTPAARMPQLDRRVIKDRTGQLRTLGASKLASYVYEKLRSGDSLRVLCEKRNQGYTEDYIKVSFREDVTPGELIIAKPYDISGNTLLVSHTGSRKV; encoded by the coding sequence ATGGGAACCAATGTCCCGCAAACACAGATAAAAGTTGTGACTTTTGGGTGTCGCTTGAATACTGTTGAGTCTCAAGTTATGGCATCTCATGCCCATGCGCATAAACTGGAGAAAACCATTATTATCAACACATGTGCCGTAACAAATGAAGCCGAGCGCCAGGCAAAGCAAGCTATTCGAAAACTGAACCTTGAGCATCCGGATCACAAGATTATTGTAACGGGGTGTGCGGCACAAATTAGTCCCTTGACGTATGGAAGTCTTCCTGGGGTCACGCGCGTTCTGGGTAATCACGAGAAAATGCTGCCTGAAAGTTATGCATCACATGGTGCAGGCATTGATGTTGGCAATATCATGGAGATAAAAAAAAATACCTATCCCCTGCTCGCGTCCATGACAGAAGGGTGTACGGAAAGGTCACGAGCATTTGTGCAAATACAAAATGGATGCAACCATAGGTGTACATTTTGCACTATTCCTTTTGGCAGGGGAAACAATCGGAGTATTCCTCTCGCACAGCTCATTCGTCATGTCCGTGAACGTGTAGATGCCGGAATAAAAGAAGTTATTTTGACCGGTGTTGATATTACGGATTATGGTTCTGATCTTCCTGGGAAACCAACGTTAGGAATGCTTGTCGCCCGCATGCTGAGACATATTCCTGATCTTCCTCGGCTGCGTCTATCTTCATTGGATCCTGTCGAGGTGGATGAAGACCTGTATGGGGTTCTGGGCCAGTCACAACGGATTATGCCGCACTTTCATATTAGTTTACAATCCGGAAATGATATGATTTTGCAACGGATGAAGCGTCGTCACGCGCGTCATCACATTGTTGCTTTTTGTGCCCGTGTGCGTGCGTTACGCCCTGATGCTGTTTTTGGTGCAGACATCATCGCTGGTTTTCCTACAGAGACGGATCAGCAGTTTGCTGACTCACTGTCCATTATTGAGGAATGCGATATTACACATATCCATGCGTTCTCGTTTTCTCCGAAGGCGGGCACTCCGGCTGCGCGCATGCCACAGCTGGATCGGCGCGTCATTAAGGACCGCACGGGTCAGTTACGGACATTGGGTGCGTCTAAGCTTGCCTCCTACGTCTACGAGAAGCTCCGCTCAGGAGATTCGTTGCGTGTTCTTTGTGAAAAACGTAATCAGGGCTACACGGAGGACTATATTAAAGTTTCGTTCCGTGAGGATGTCACTCCTGGAGAGCTCATTATTGCTAAGCCCTATGACATAAGCGGCAATACGTTGCTTGTTTCACATACAGGATCACGAAAGGTATAA
- the ftsY gene encoding signal recognition particle-docking protein FtsY, with protein MSWLQKLKEGFTKTTTTITRGISDIVTKTKLDDDTLTALEEYLITTDMGPQVAGDLCGYLRSKRFAKEITADEVRGFLAEHVAEKLEPYAKPIAWSNEPGGTDPDVLIVVGINGAGKTTTIGKLLPYLKKQGRTIRVVAGDTFRAAAVNQLRAWCEKADIPIASGVDGADAAALAYQEIVTAKTTGDNLVVVDTAGRLHTKKNLMEELSKVIAVTRKLVDAKHIHCVMVLDATSGQNVLQQVTTFQEYIPLTGIIMTKLDGTAKGGVLLNVVHTKQLCVHFIGVGESADALQAMSADAFARNLFGLGEVTN; from the coding sequence ATGAGTTGGTTGCAGAAACTTAAAGAAGGTTTTACAAAAACGACAACAACAATTACGCGGGGCATCTCAGATATTGTTACAAAAACAAAGCTGGATGATGATACCTTAACAGCACTAGAGGAGTATTTAATCACAACAGATATGGGCCCACAAGTTGCGGGAGACTTGTGTGGTTACCTGCGCAGCAAACGTTTTGCAAAAGAGATTACTGCTGATGAGGTGCGGGGGTTCCTGGCTGAGCATGTGGCTGAAAAACTGGAGCCTTATGCAAAACCAATTGCGTGGAGTAATGAACCTGGTGGTACAGATCCTGATGTTTTAATTGTAGTGGGTATTAACGGAGCAGGAAAAACAACGACTATTGGAAAACTTCTTCCATATTTGAAAAAACAGGGGAGAACTATCCGGGTTGTTGCCGGTGATACTTTTCGTGCTGCAGCGGTTAATCAATTACGGGCTTGGTGTGAGAAGGCGGATATTCCAATTGCCTCAGGGGTCGATGGTGCCGATGCCGCGGCGCTTGCCTACCAAGAAATAGTCACAGCCAAAACCACAGGAGATAACCTTGTCGTTGTTGACACAGCCGGACGTTTACACACAAAGAAAAATCTGATGGAAGAACTGTCTAAAGTTATCGCTGTGACCCGTAAACTGGTAGATGCAAAGCATATTCATTGCGTTATGGTTCTTGATGCAACGAGCGGGCAAAACGTCCTACAGCAGGTCACCACCTTTCAAGAGTATATTCCTCTCACAGGCATTATTATGACAAAACTAGACGGAACGGCCAAAGGAGGTGTGCTGCTTAATGTTGTGCACACAAAGCAACTGTGTGTACATTTCATAGGCGTGGGTGAATCAGCTGATGCCCTCCAAGCAATGAGCGCAGATGCCTTTGCGCGCAATCTTTTCGGTCTGGGTGAGGTAACCAACTAG